Genomic segment of Fundidesulfovibrio magnetotacticus:
ACGAGAAATTGGAGCATGAGAAGTGGTAGTGCCTGACGACAGCATAATCCTTGCCCAGATATACAGGGATCTCCTGGGGATTCTTCAGCTTGTAGTTCGTGAGTGCAAGCACGCCTTCCGTATCGCTGGCAGAGAGCGCAAGGAGCGGCTGAACATGCGGCAGGCGCTGCATGAAACCGCGCAAGACCGAAATGGGCATGAAATTCATCTTGCCGCCCGTGAAACACTGTCTCGCGAGGTTCACGAGATGATCAAGGGGAACTCTCCTGGACGGATCGAATTTCGCATCTTCTGAATATCCACAAAGGTCCGCAAAGCAGACATCCTCGGCGTCAGCCGCATAAAAACCAAGTTTTTGAAACATCACATGGTACCGTCGCCCCTTCTGGAACTTATACCCATCCACAACGAACGGATGATGCTTTTGACCCTTATGTTGTCTCCAGAACGCAGGCCCATCCCTGAGGTATTCCAGAACGAGCTTCCTATTCTCTCCGGACAGTTCCGAATCAAAATTCGCGTCCGTCCCCCAGAAGATATGTCTTGCAACCGCTGGTGAAGCGCCCTGGTACTGGCGGGCTTCGTAAGCCTCCCGGATTTCATTGCCCATGCGCCGGATCCTCTTTCAATGTCGGAACATCTGACATGTTCAGGTTGTTGAACGTACATCAACAAATTGTATCCATCGTGCACATGCGCACATCATCAGCTAGACGCATCCCTTCTCACATGACTGACGACTGAAATCAACCAACGGCATACGGAAGTTCTGTATTTCCCTTCGGCCATGGTCACGCCGCGTCAAACAGCCCGCGTGGGCGCACCTCCCCGGGCCTGCTCATCCTCTCTCCCCCCCCCTGAAATCCCGTTGGCAAATGGGGCCACATGCGGTACCATTCTTCATGGGTTCAACGAAGAAGAATCTGGCGCGCATGAGGCGCAACCTCCAGGACTGGCGCATCGAAGACCTCCAGGCCATCGCCAGAGCGGAAGGGATCGAGTGGCGGCATAAAGGCACGAGCCATTGCATTTTCGTGCGCCGGGACGGAGCGACCTTGCCCGTTCCGGCCAAGCGGCCCATCAAGCCGGTCTATATCAAGCTTTTCCTGGAATTCCTCGGAGAATGACCATGCACGACCTGAGCAAGTACCCCTTCGAAATCCGCACGCTCTCTCCCGAGGACGGCGGGGGCTTCCTCATCTCCTACCCCGATTTCAACGTCTGCGTGAGCGACGGGGCCACCATCGAGGAGGCCCTGGCCAACGGCCGCGAGGCCCTGGCCGAGACCATCGCCGCCCTGGAGGAAACCGGTCACCCCGTGCCGGAGCCGGGCTCCGGCCAGACGGCCTCGGGGCAGTTTCGCCAGCGCCTTCCCAAGAGCCTGCACGCCCGGCTGGTCTCGCAGGCCAAGAAGGAGGGCGTGTCCATGAACATGCTCGTGGCCACCTACATCGCCGAGGGCCTGGGCAAACGGGGACGGGCGCGCTAGCCCCCCCTTTTCCCATTTTTCGCACTTTGCCCCTTGACACCCCCGCCGCCGGGCGGGTAGTCATGCAGCCCATGCACTCCACCAACTTTACCGCTGGCTTCTTTTCCTGGTTTTATTTTTGGTTTAGCCGCGCCAGCGGTATCGGGAGTGGTGCACGGTAACGAAACGAATCGACCGGAAACCAAACCGAGGGCCGCTGGCATAAAGCCGGCGGCCCTCTTCGTTTACCAGGACCCCGGCTTATCCGGAGGCCGCAACCGCGGAGGATCGCAAAATGCTCATCGGAAAAGCCGTACGCCTGGAACGCATCTTCAACCGCAACAACAACCGCACCATCGTCGTCCCCATGGACCACGGCGTCACCGTTGGCCCCATCGACGGACTCATCGACATGCGCGAGACCATCAACCAGGTGGCCGAGGGCGGCGCCAACGCCGTGCTCATGCACAAAGGCCTCGTGCGCTGCTCCCACCGCAAGCGCGGCCGCGACGTGGGCCTGATCATCCACCTCTCCGCCTCCACCACCATCTCGCCCTTCCCCAACGCCAAGACCCTCGTGGCCACCGTCGAGGACGCCCTCAAGCTCGGCGCGGACGGCGTCTCCCTGCACATCAACCTGGGCGACGAGACCGAACGCCACATGCTCGAAGACTTCGGACACGCCACCTCCAAGGCCACCGAATGGGGCATGCCCGTGCTGGCCATGGTCTACGCGCGCGGCCCCAAGGTGAAGAACGAGTACGACCCCGCCACCGTGGCCCACTGCGCCCGCGTGGGCATGGAACTGGGCGCGGACGTGGTGAAGGTGCCCTACACCGGAGACGTGGAAACCTTCGCCAAGGTCTGCGAGTCCTGCTGCATCCCCGTGGTCATCGCGGGCGGCCCCAAGCTCTCCGACGTGCGCGACCTGGTGACCATGGCCCACGACTCCGTACAGGCGGGCGGCTCGGGCCTCTCCATCGGGCGCAACATCTTCCAGTACGCCCAGCCCTCCCGGCTGGTGCAGGCCCTGCACGGCGTGGTGCACCTCAACTGGGAGGTGGAACAGGCCATGGAACTCCTCAAGGACTAGGCGGGACATCGTGAAACAGGTCTGGTTCAAAGCCATCCCCTTCGAGAAGAAGCTCGTCACCCTGGCCCTGGAGTCGGGCGTGGACGCCGTGCTCGCCGAACCCCAACACGCCGACGCCGTGCGCGCCCTGGGCCGCGTGGAGGTCTTCACCCCCGAGGAGGCCGCCTTCGTGGCCCTGGCCTCCAAAGCCGACGAGCAGACCGCCGTGGACGCCCTCAGGGACGGACGCAAAACCGTGCTCACCCTGGGCTGGGAGATCATCCCCGTGGAGAACATCCTGGCCCAGGCCAAGGGCCTGGCCGTGGAAGTGGACGGGCTCGACCGCGCGCTCCTGGCGGCGGGCATCCTGGAGCGCGGCGTGGACGCCGTGCTGGTGCTCCCCGAGGCCGCGGGCGACCTCAAGCGTATCGTGGCCGGCGTGAAGCTCTCCCAGGGGGCCATGCCCCTGGAGACGGCCGTGGTCACGTCCATCAAGGCCGCCGGGCTGGGCCACCGCGTCTGCGTGGACACCATGAGCGTGCTCAAGAAGGGCCAGGGCATGCTTGTGGGCAATTCGAGCGCCTTCACCTTCCTGGTGCACGCCGAGACCGAATCCAACCCCTACGTGGCAGCGCGCCCCTTCCGGGTGAACGCCGGGGCCGTGCACGCCTACGCCGTGATGCCCGGCGACCGCACCACCTATCTCGAAGAGCTGGCCTCGGGCGACGAGGTGCTCATCGTCTCGGCCTCTGGCGAAACGAGCTTGGCCACCATCGGCCGCACCAAGGTGGAGGTGCGCCCCATGCTGCTGGTGACGGCCAGAACCGCCGAGCGCGAGGGCGCGGTGTTCCTCCAGAACGCCGAGACCATCCGCCTCACGCGGCCCGGCGGCGAGCCCGTGAGCGTGGTGGCCCTCAAGCCCGGCGACGAAATCCTCGTGCGCTCCGACCAGGCCGGACGCCACTTCGGCATGCGCATCGCCGAAGAGATCAAGGAAGGCTAGGCATGACCTCCAACACCGACGACCCCGCGCGCGACGAACCCCTCGTCGCCGTGCGCGACGCCATCGACCAGGTGGACCAGGACCTCCTGGCCCTGCTCAACCGCCGCGCCGCCCTCTCCCTGGAGGTGGGACGCCTCAAGGCCGGCAGCGACGAGCCCGTGTTCAAGCCCTTCCGCGAGAAGGAGGTGCTCGAAAAGCTCGCCCGGGAGAACCCCGGCCCCCTGCCCGACGAGCACCTGCGCTCCATCTACCGCGAGATCATGTCCAGCTCGCGCAGGCTCCAGCGCACCCAGAAGGTGGCCTACCTTGGCCCCGAGGGCACGTTCTCCTACTTCGCCGCCGTGAGCTACCTGGGCCGCTCCTCCGAGTTCACCCCCCAGCCCGGCATCCCCGAGGTGTTCGAGGCCGTGCACCTGCGCGACGCCGAACTGGGAGTGATCCCCCTGGAGAACTCCCTGCAGGGCACCGTGGGCCAGAGCCTGGACCTCTTTTTGCGCCACGAGGTGTTCATCCAGTCCGAGCTCTACTGCAAGATCAGCCACGCACTGCTCTCCAAGGGGTCGGACCTTTCGCGCATCGAGGAGATCTACTCCCATCCCCAGCCCTTGGCCCAGTGCGGCGGCTGGCTCAAGGCCCACCTGCCCATGGCCCGGATCATCCCGGCCGAGTCCACGGCCGCCGCCGCCCGGCGCGTGCTCTACAACCCCAAGGCCGCCGCCGTGGGCCACGTGAAGCTCTCCGAGATGCTGGGCCTGAACGTGCTGGCCAGCCGCATCGAGGACCTGCCCGACAACTGGACCCGCTTCCTGGTGATCGGCCCCGCCGAGACCAAGACCGGCAACCGCGACAAGACCTCCATCCTTTTCACCCTGCCCGACAAGCCGGGCAGCCTCTCCGCCGTGCTCAACCGCCTGGCCGTGGAGGGGATCAACCTGACCAAGCTCGAATCGCGCCCGCTGCGCGGCGAAAAGTGGAAATACGTCTTCTTCGCGGACCTCCAGTGCGACCTGGGCCGCGACGAGTTCAAGACCATGCTGGAGCAGCTGCGCCAGGAGCTCAACTCCCTGCGCATCCTGGGCAGCTACCCCACGGGGCCGCACCTGGACGTCTCCGGGTCCGCCGTGCTGGAACGGGCCTGATCAACACATGAGGAGCATCGCGTGAACGCCCCCATCGACATCAAGGCCCCGGCCTCCAAGTCCGTCTCGCACCGCGCCTTCATCTGCGCGGCGCTGGCGGAGGGGACCTCCCTGGTCACCGACGCCCTGGAGTCCGACGACCTCATCCGCACCCGGCGCTGCCTCACGGCCGCCGGGGCCGTCTTCCGCAACACCGAGCGCGGCTGGGAGATCACCGGCACGGCAGGCCGACCCTCCGGCGGCATGAAGCACCCCGCCGACTGCGACGTGGGCGAATCCGGCACCACCTGCCGCCTGCTCACCGCCGTGCTGGCCGCCGGACGCGGGCTCTTCCGCATCCACGGCGAGGGCCGCATGCACGAACGCCCCATCGGCCAGCTGGTCAGCGCCCTGGAACACCTGGGGCCGGTGTTCGAGTGGGAGGGCAAGCCCGGCTTCCCCCCCTTCGTCATCCGCACCGAGGGCCTCTGCGGCGACCACGCCGACGTGAGCCTGGAGGAATCGAGCCAGTACCTCTCGGGCCTCCTGCTGGCCGCGCCCATGGCCCTGCGCCCCATCGTCGTGGGGGTGGGCGGGGCCAAGGTGGTCTCCTGGCCCTACGTGTCGCTCACGCTCATGGCCATGGCCGACTTCGGCGCGGCCCTGGACGTGGAACTGCTCCAGGACGGGGCCTGGGTCCCCACGCCCTTTACCGAGGTGCGCGAGGTGGTCCCCGGCGGCATCCGCTTCCGCGCGCGGCCCACGCCCTACCGCGCCCGCTCCTACACCGTGGAGGGCGACTGGTCCAACGCCTCCTACTTCCTGGCCGCCGGGGCCGCCGGGCCAAGGCCCGTGCGCGTCACCGGTCTGCGGCGCGACTCCCTCCAGGGCGACCGCGCCATCCTGGACATCCTCCAGGCCATGGGCGCGAACGTGGAGTGGGACGACGCGGGCGTCACCGTTTCCGGCCAGGGCCTGCGCGGCGTGGAGGTGGACATGGGCCACTGCCCGGACCTGGTGCCCACGGTCTGCGCCGTGGCCGCCCAGGCGCAAGGCCCCACCACCATCCGCAACGTGGCCCACCTGCGCATCAAGGAGTCCGACCGCCTGGAGGCCTGCGCCGCCGAGATCGCCCGCGCGGGCGGCGTCACCGCCACCTTCGCGGACGGGCTAACCGTCACGCCCGCGCCCCTGGAGAAGGAGCGCCCCGTCACCTTCTCCACCTACGGCGACCACCGCATGGCCATGAGCCTCTCGCTCCTGGAACTGGCGGGGGTGGACGTGCGCCTGGACAAGCCCGCCTGCGTGGCCAAGAGCTTCCCCGGCTTCTGGGACCAGTGGAGGCTCGTGCGGTGAGCAAGCCTTCCGCCATCGCCACCCTTGCCGTGGTGGGCGCTTCCGGCAAGATGGGCCGCCTCTTCACGGCGCGCTGCCGCCGCGAGGGCCTGGCCTGCTTCGAGCTGGACGCCCCCCTGGACATGGACCAGGCCGCGCGCGCCCTCCCCAGGGCCGACCTGGTGCTCCTGTGCGTGCCCGCCCAGGCCGTCACGGAGGCGCTGCGCGCCCTGGCCCCGCTGATCCCCAAGGGATGCGCGGTGGCGGACATCTGCTCGGTGAAGGTGAGGCCCCTCGAAGAAATGCTCGCCCTGCACCCGGGCCCCGTGGTGGGCACGCACCCGCTGTTCGGCCCCGTGCCGCCCGAGGGCGAGGCCCCCCGCGTGGCCGTGTGCCCGGGCCGGGGCGAGGCGGCCTGTCTCCAGGTGGAGGAGCTGCTCGCGCGCCTGGGTTTCGCCCCCTTCCGCACCACCGCCCACGAGCACGACCGGGCCATGGCCTACGTGCAGGGGCTCAACTTCGTCTCCACCGTGGCCTACCTGGCGGCCCAGAGCGCCCACGAGGGCTTCGAGCGTTTCCTGACGCCCTCCTTCACCCGCCGCCTGGAGGCCTCGCGCAAGCTCATCCTGGAAGACGCCGAACTCTTCCGTCTGATCTTCGAGGCCAACCCCCACAGCCTGGAGGCCGTGCGCAGCTTCCGCAACTACCTCAACGTGGCCGCGGGCGGCGACCTGGAGCTCCTGGTGGAGCGCGCCAGGTCCTGGTGGAGACAGCCCGCCCCCGCCCCAACCTGCAACCGCGACGACGAACCGGCCCCCAAACACGGGATGCCAAAGGGGCTCGCCCCTTCGGCCGCCGAAGGATTCTCCCGCGACAGCGCACCAGCGCCCGACAGAGCGGCCGGGGAGACTCCCCCGGCCCCCACACGCTCCAACAAGGACGACACGCCATGATCGAGTTCATTCAGGAAGCCAAGTGGCTGCCCGCCGACGTGCAGACGCCCATCAGCCTCTATCTGGGGCTGGTGGGGGACCGTCCGGGCATTCTGTTCGAGTCCGCCGAGGTGGACGGACGCCTGGGCCGTTATTCGATCCTGGCCTGGGATTTCCGCCTCTCGGCCAACTGCCAGGACGGCAATCTGGTGGTCACCACCCGCGACGACCGCCTGAAGCCCCTGGAAGAGCTCACCGGCCGCCCCTTCCTGGAGGGCGTGCGCGAGCTGATGAAGCGCATCCGCGTTTCGCCGCCCGAGGGCTTCGCGGACCTGCCCGCCATCACCCGGGGGCTCTACGGCTACTTCGGCTACGCCTCGGCCGCCCTCTTCGAGCCCAAGCTCTCCAAGGTGATCCCCGAAAAGGACATGGAGGTCACCCTGGTGCTGCCCGGGCACGTGGTGCTCTTCGACCACCTGCGCCACCGCTGCTGTCTGCTCTCCCTGGGCGGGGGCATGCGCCCCAAGCTGGACGCCTCGGCGGTGCTGCGCTCCTCCGAGAAGCCCGAGATGGGGGGCGTCTTGCACCATCCGGGCGAGCAGGCCTTCCTGGCCGGGGTGGAGAAGGCCAAGGAGCTGATCCGCCAGGGCGAGTGCATCCAGGTGGTGCTCTCCAACCGCTTCCACGCGCCCTTCTCAGGCGACCCCTTCGCGGTGTACCGCAGGCTGCGCCAGGTGAACCCCTCGCCCTACATGTTCTTCGTGCGCCTGCCGCGCATCACCCTGGTGGGCTCCTCGCCGGAGTTCCTGGTGCGCTGCGTGGACGGCGCGCTCACCACCGCGCCCATCGCGGGCACGCGCCCGCGCGGGGCCGACGAGGCCCAGGACGACCTCCTGGCCCAGGACCTGTTGGCCGACCCCAAGGAACGCGCCGAACACGTGATGCTGGTGGACCTGGGCCGAAACGACCTGGGACGCATCGCCAAACCCGGCACCGTGCGGGTGGAGAAATTCATGCAGGTGGAGAAGTTCTCCCACGTGCTGCACCTGACCAGCTACGTGACGGCCAGGCTCAAGGACGGCCTGGACGCCCTGGACGTGATCGGCTCGGTGTTCCCCGCGGGCACGGTGTCGGGCGCGCCCAAGGTGCGCGCCATGGAGATCATCGCCGACACCGAGACCATCCCGCGCGGGCCCTACGCCGGGGCCATCGGCTGGCTGGGCCTGGACCCGGACCGCGTGGACCTGGACACGGGCATCCTCATCCGCACCATGTGGTTCCGCGACGGCATGGTGCACTGGCAGACGGGCGCGGGCCTGGTCTACGATTCGGACCCCGCGAAGGAATGGCAGGAGGTCCACAACAAGGCCCGCGTGCTGGCGGAAGTGCTGGCCGGGGAGGAGGAAGGCGATGTTTTTACTCATAGATAACTTCGACTCGTTCACCTTCAACCTGGTGCAGTATTTCCAGCAGCTGGGGCTGGACCCGGTGGTGAAAAAGAACGACGACCCGTCGATCCTGGAGCTGGCCGATTCCGGCAAGGTGGAGCTGTGCTGCATCTCGCCCGGCCCGAGCCGCCCGGAGAACGCGGGGCTGTGCGTGGAGTTCCTGGACCACCTGCCCAAGAAGACGCCGCTTTTGGGCGTGTGCCTGGGGCATCAGATACTCGGGCATTACGCAGGGGCTCCCGTGGTCGTCGCCGACAGGATCATGCACGGCAAGACGAGCCAGGTGACGCACCGCGAGAGCGGGCTCTTCGAGGGCGTGTCCAACCCCATGGAGGTCTGCCGGTACCACTCGCTCCTGGTGCTGGCCCACAAGGCCCCGGAGAAGCTGGAAATCACCGCCTGGACCGACGAGAACGAGGTGATGGGCCTGCGCTGGAAGGACCGCCCCTGGGTGGGCGTGCAGTTCCACCCCGAGAGCGTGCTGACGCCCGAGGGCATGCGCATGCTCAAGAACTTCCCGGAGAAGATCGCGTAGGCGCGCCATGCCCCTCCAGATCCGCCATCTCTCCCCGCAGGACGTGCTCGGCCACGAGACCACCCTGTGGAAGTATCTCTCCTTCGAGAAGTTTCTCGACTTTCTGCTGCTCAAGCGCCTCTACTTCCGGCGCTCCGACAAGCTCTCGGACCCCTTCGAGTGCCTTGTGCCGCCCGAGATGCGCTCCCCCTGCACGGCCATCGCCCTGCCCCCCGAGGAGTTGGACCTCCTGGCCGCCCACGAGCGCTACATCAACTCCGCCCGGCCCAAGGTGTTCCTCAACTCCTGGCACATCAACGAGTACGAGTCCGAGGCCATGTGGAAGCTCTTCGGCGGCCAGGGCCACTCCATCGCCATCCGCACCACCTTCGGGCGCATGCTCGCCCAGCTGGCCGCCCATGACCTCACCGCCGGCAAGGTCCTCTACAAGGACATGATCAAGGACGACTGCCGCATCGCCGACCTCTTCGACTTCGCCCTGCTCAAGCGCAAACCCTTCGAGCACGAACGCGAATTCCGGCTGATCTACATCAACGAACAAGGCGACGAGAACCCGAGGCTCCTGGACGGCCTGGGCCTGCACATCCCCGTGGAGCCCGCCGCACTGATGGACGCCGTCTACGTCTCGCCCCTCTCCGAACCCTGGCAGTTCGAGCTGACACAGACCATCGTGACCGGCCAAGGCCTCTCCGACCGCCTGATCCGCTCGACGCTCTTCAACCTTCCGGGAACCCGGCGCTGACGCCGCACGCCCCGCCAACAAGGAGCCCATCCATGGAAGTTCTCGAACACCTGGCCCTCGGCAAGAACCTCACAGAAGAAGAGGCCCTCAAGTCCTTCCGCGCCATGTACTCGGGCGAGATGCCCGCCTCCTGCGTGGGCGCGTTCCTCATGGGCCTCAAGACCAAGGGCGAGACCGGCCTGGAGATCGCCTGCGGCGTCAAGGCCGCCCTCGAAGAGGCGCGCCTCGTGCCCGGCCTCGCCGGGCCGCGCATCGACACCTGCGGCACCGGCGGCGACAACACCTGCTCCTTCAACTGCTCCACCGCCACCGCCCTTTACCTGGCCGCCCTGGGCCACAAGGTGGTCAAACACGGCAACCGCAGCGTCTCCTCCACCTGCGGCTCGGCCGACGTGGTGGAATCGCTCGGGCTCACCCTCACCGTGGAGCCCGAGGCCGTGCCCGCGCAGCTCGACGCCCAGAACTTCGCCTTCCTCTTCGCCCCCAGCTACCACCCGGCCTTCAAGCGCATCATGCCCATCCGCAAGGAACTGGGTGCGCGCACGCTCTTCAACCTCATGGGGCCGCTTCTGAACCCCGCGCGCCCCACCCACCAGCTCCTGGGCGTGCCCACCGCCTCCTTCGTGCCCCTCATCGCCGAGGCCCTGGCCCTCTCGGGCATCCAGCGCGCCGCCGTGGTGCACGGCGCGGGCGGCTTCGACGAAATCTCGCCCTTCGGACCCGCCGAAGTGGTCTGGATCCGCGACGGCTGGACGCGCCGCGAAACCCTCGACCCCGAAACCCTCGGCATCCCCCGCCACAAGCTCTCCGAGGTGGCCGTGGCCAACAAGGACGAAGCCGTGGCCGTGCTCCTCGAACTGCTCCAGGGCCACGGCCCCGAAGCCATGAAGGACATGCTCGCCCTCAACCTGGGCTGCTGCCTGCACCTGCTCGAAGACGGCCTCACCCTCAAGGACGCCGTGGCCAAGGCCCGCGCCGCCATCGACCAGGGCAAGGCCGCCGCCTTCTGGGAAGGAAAGATCAATGCTTGAACGCTTCCGCCAGGCCAAGGCCGCCGAGATCGAACGTCTCCTCGCCCTGGAGGACGAAGGCAGCATGCCCCCCCCCTTCGAGGGCGAACGCCCGGACTTCCTGCGCGCCCTCTGGGACGTGGGACCCGGCGCGGTGATCGCCGAATACAAGCGCGCCTCGCCCTCCAAAGGCGACATCAACCTGGCCCTCGGCCCCGAACAGGCCGCCCAGGCCTACCGCGTCGCCGGGGCCGCCGCGCTCTCCGTGCTCACCGAGGAGGACCACTTCAAGGGCAGCCTGGACTTCCTCGCGCGCATGGCCCCCGCCGGGCTGCCCATGCTGCGCAAGGACTTCATCCTGCACCCCGTCCAGGTGATCCAGACCGCCGCCACCCCGGCCTCGGCCTTCCTGCTCATCGCGCGCATGTGCGAACAGGAAGAGCTGCGCGAAATGCTCGCCCTGGGCATGGCCTTCGACCTGCCCGCCGTGGTGGAAGTGTTCGACGAGGCCGACCTGGAAAAAGCACAGGCCCTGGACCCCGACATCGTACAGGTGAACAGCCGCGACCTGGACACCCTGACCACCGACCTCGCACGCGCCGAACGCCTGGGAAAACTCAAGCCCGAAGGACAGCTCTGGATCGCCGCCAGCGGCATCGCCACCCCCGAAGACCTGGACCGCATGGTACAGGCCGGGTTCGACGCCGTGCTCGTGGGCACTTCGTTGATGTGCGGGGCCGACCCGGGCGCGGCGCTCAAGGCGCTGACGCGGAGGACGGGATGACGGGGAAGAAGCCTCCGGCGGCCAAAGGGCTACGCCCTCTGGACTCCCGCTCCGCTTCGCGGGCTTCACCGGGTACGGCGTCGTCGGACGGGCGGCTGCGCCGCTCTTCGCCCGGGGGGGGCCGTGGCGCTTCGCGCCAGGTGATTGTGAGCAAGAATCCTCTTGGGATTTCTGAAGACAAATTCCTTGTTCATCGCCGCTTGCGGCGATGGCAGTCCGCCGGGATAAGCGCCTGCTTTGAGGCGCGTTCCCGGCGGGTGTACGCTGCAGGCGCCCGTCCGACGACACCCTACCCGGTGAAGCCCGCGAAGCAATTGCGGGTCCAGGGGGGTCACCCCCCTGGCGGGTCCAGGGCAGCGCCCTGGCGGGTGCGGGGCAGCGCCCTGCCGGGGCCTGGGGCGGAGCCCCGTCCAGGAGCCTCGCCGTGCTGGTGAAGGTCTGCGGCATGACGCTGTCTGCCCAGGTGGCGGCGCTCGACTCTTTGGGCGTGGACTTCCTGGGCTTCATCTTCGCGGCCAAGAGTCCCCGCCGCGTCACGCCGGAGCATGTGGCGTCGATTCCCCGTGGCCGGGCGAAGCGCGTTGGGGTGTTCGTGGAGCAGGACGCGGCGGAGGTGCGCCGGATCATGGACGCGGCGGGGCTGGACCTGGCGCAACTGCACGGCGGCCAGGACGAGCGGTTCTGCGAGGCCGTGGGACCGGACCGAGTGGTCCGGGTGTTCTGGCCCGAGCGTCACGCCCGGGCGCTGGCCGAGGCGGGTCTGGATGCCGACGCGGCGCGTGTGCGGGCGAGCCTGGAGGCCGAGATGGCGCGTTTCGCCGGGGCGTGCGCGCTGATGCTCCTGGACGCGGGCACGTCGGGCGGCGGGCACGGGACATCGCTTGATTTCGCGGGGTTGGCGGGGCTTCACGCCCCGCGTCCCTGGCTCCTGGCCGGGGGGCTTTCCCCAGCCAACGCGGCCCGGGCCGTGCGGGAGGCTTCTCCCGCCGGGCTGGACCTCAACTCCGGCGTGGAGGACGCGCCGGGGGTGAAGAACCTGGACATGACGAAGAAAACGCTCAATATAATTAAAAGTTTTTGAAGGAGAGTCCAGAGAGGAAACTTTTTTCAAAAAGTTTCCTCTCTGGCCGCCGGAGGCATCCATCATGCAGAAAGGCTATTTCGGACAATTCGGGGGCATGTTCGTGCCCGAACTTCTCATGCCGCCGCTTCTGGAAATCGAAGAGGCCATGAACACCATCGTGCCCAGCGAGGCTTTCCAGGCGGAGTTCAAGGCCCTGCTGGAGGACTACGTGGGCAGGCCTTCGGCCCTGTACCGCTGTCCCAACCTCTCGAAGCGGCTGGGCTTCAACCTCTGGCTCAAGCGCGAGGATCTGAACCACACCGGCGCGCACAAGATCAACAACGCGCTGGGCCAGGGTCTGTTGTGCCGCCACATGGGCAAACAGGTGCTGCTGGCCGAGACGGGCGCGGGCATGCACGGCGTGGCAACGGCCACGGCGGCGGCCATGCTGGGCCTGGAATGCGTGGTGTACATGGGAGCGGAGGACGTTTCGCGCCAGTCGCACAACGTCAAGCGCATGGGGCTTCTAGGCGCGCGCATCGTGCCCATCGAGTCGGGCACGCGCACGTTGAAGGACGCCATCAACGCGGCGCTGCGCATGTGGATCGCGGAGCAGCGCACCACGCACTACTGCTTCGGCACGGCAGCGGGTCCGCACCCGTTCCCCACGCTGGTGCGCGAGTTCCAGTCGGTGATCGGGCGCGAGGCCAAGGAGCAGATGCTGCGCAAGGCCGGGAAGCTGCCAGACTACGTGGTGGCCTGCGTGGGCGGCGGCTCCAACGCCATCGGGGCCTTCCACGAGTTCGTGCCGCACGGCGAGGTGCAGCTCATCGGCGTGGAGGCGGCGGGCACGGGCGAGCCGGGCTGCCACCACTCCGCGCCGCTGAACCTGGGCACGCCGGGCGTGCTGCACGGGGCCATGAGCATGTTGCTGCAGACGAAGGACGGCCAGATCGAGCCCTCGCACTCCATCGCGCCGGGGCTGGACTATCCGGGCGTTGGGCCGGAGCACGCGGGCCTCCAGGCCTCGGGCCGGGCGCGCTACGCCACGGTGAACGACTCCCAGGCCTACAACGCCTTCCGGACGCTCTGCCGCGAGGAGGGAATCATCCCGGCCCTGGAGAGCTCCCACGCCGTGGCCTGGGCGCTGGAGAACGTGCGGAGCATCCCCAAGAAGAGCGACGTGCTGGTCTGCCTGTCGGGCCGGGGCGACAAGGACATGGGGATCATCGAGGAG
This window contains:
- a CDS encoding anthranilate synthase component I family protein, producing the protein MIEFIQEAKWLPADVQTPISLYLGLVGDRPGILFESAEVDGRLGRYSILAWDFRLSANCQDGNLVVTTRDDRLKPLEELTGRPFLEGVRELMKRIRVSPPEGFADLPAITRGLYGYFGYASAALFEPKLSKVIPEKDMEVTLVLPGHVVLFDHLRHRCCLLSLGGGMRPKLDASAVLRSSEKPEMGGVLHHPGEQAFLAGVEKAKELIRQGECIQVVLSNRFHAPFSGDPFAVYRRLRQVNPSPYMFFVRLPRITLVGSSPEFLVRCVDGALTTAPIAGTRPRGADEAQDDLLAQDLLADPKERAEHVMLVDLGRNDLGRIAKPGTVRVEKFMQVEKFSHVLHLTSYVTARLKDGLDALDVIGSVFPAGTVSGAPKVRAMEIIADTETIPRGPYAGAIGWLGLDPDRVDLDTGILIRTMWFRDGMVHWQTGAGLVYDSDPAKEWQEVHNKARVLAEVLAGEEEGDVFTHR
- a CDS encoding anthranilate synthase component II, with amino-acid sequence MFLLIDNFDSFTFNLVQYFQQLGLDPVVKKNDDPSILELADSGKVELCCISPGPSRPENAGLCVEFLDHLPKKTPLLGVCLGHQILGHYAGAPVVVADRIMHGKTSQVTHRESGLFEGVSNPMEVCRYHSLLVLAHKAPEKLEITAWTDENEVMGLRWKDRPWVGVQFHPESVLTPEGMRMLKNFPEKIA
- the trpD gene encoding anthranilate phosphoribosyltransferase; translation: MEVLEHLALGKNLTEEEALKSFRAMYSGEMPASCVGAFLMGLKTKGETGLEIACGVKAALEEARLVPGLAGPRIDTCGTGGDNTCSFNCSTATALYLAALGHKVVKHGNRSVSSTCGSADVVESLGLTLTVEPEAVPAQLDAQNFAFLFAPSYHPAFKRIMPIRKELGARTLFNLMGPLLNPARPTHQLLGVPTASFVPLIAEALALSGIQRAAVVHGAGGFDEISPFGPAEVVWIRDGWTRRETLDPETLGIPRHKLSEVAVANKDEAVAVLLELLQGHGPEAMKDMLALNLGCCLHLLEDGLTLKDAVAKARAAIDQGKAAAFWEGKINA
- a CDS encoding indole-3-glycerol-phosphate synthase — translated: MLERFRQAKAAEIERLLALEDEGSMPPPFEGERPDFLRALWDVGPGAVIAEYKRASPSKGDINLALGPEQAAQAYRVAGAAALSVLTEEDHFKGSLDFLARMAPAGLPMLRKDFILHPVQVIQTAATPASAFLLIARMCEQEELREMLALGMAFDLPAVVEVFDEADLEKAQALDPDIVQVNSRDLDTLTTDLARAERLGKLKPEGQLWIAASGIATPEDLDRMVQAGFDAVLVGTSLMCGADPGAALKALTRRTG
- a CDS encoding phosphoribosylanthranilate isomerase, giving the protein MVKVCGMTLSAQVAALDSLGVDFLGFIFAAKSPRRVTPEHVASIPRGRAKRVGVFVEQDAAEVRRIMDAAGLDLAQLHGGQDERFCEAVGPDRVVRVFWPERHARALAEAGLDADAARVRASLEAEMARFAGACALMLLDAGTSGGGHGTSLDFAGLAGLHAPRPWLLAGGLSPANAARAVREASPAGLDLNSGVEDAPGVKNLDMTKKTLNIIKSF
- the trpB gene encoding tryptophan synthase subunit beta: MQKGYFGQFGGMFVPELLMPPLLEIEEAMNTIVPSEAFQAEFKALLEDYVGRPSALYRCPNLSKRLGFNLWLKREDLNHTGAHKINNALGQGLLCRHMGKQVLLAETGAGMHGVATATAAAMLGLECVVYMGAEDVSRQSHNVKRMGLLGARIVPIESGTRTLKDAINAALRMWIAEQRTTHYCFGTAAGPHPFPTLVREFQSVIGREAKEQMLRKAGKLPDYVVACVGGGSNAIGAFHEFVPHGEVQLIGVEAAGTGEPGCHHSAPLNLGTPGVLHGAMSMLLQTKDGQIEPSHSIAPGLDYPGVGPEHAGLQASGRARYATVNDSQAYNAFRTLCREEGIIPALESSHAVAWALENVRSIPKKSDVLVCLSGRGDKDMGIIEEFEKNLKG